The Chlamydia sp. sequence AAGAAAGGAAGAACAGTTAAGAAATTTGAGTGTTTTCGTTCTAATACTAATATGGAGAGCCCTTTGATGATCAATTCTGGATCTTCAGATTCGAAAATTTCTGAAAGGCGTTTCTGAGCTAAGTTCTGATACTCTCCTTCAGGTTTATGTTTTCGTACGGTAAGTATGGCAGCAAATAAGCGATCTCCAGATTGATCGTAAAGATCATCCGCAACATCTGAAACATTGATTAAATCATGTTCTGCAAAGTAGAGATGAAGAGCCGTAGCAATAGCTGGATGTTGAGGAAGGCTACTCCAGCGTTTTAATTGTTCTAAAGTAAGAAAATCTTTCGCCCATACACTATTCTTCAACATGTTTAAGGTTTTAAGCTTACCTGATAAGCCTAGCTTATTCATGTGAAGTAGTAAATTCGGAAGAACAGCCCGATTTTTCAGATTCAATAAATGCTGAAATGCAAACATTTGATTGCGTTCCTGGGAATTTTTCAAATGCGTCAACAAAAGTATTTCTGCTTGGCGTTTTTCGCCATCATTCATTTTTGCGAACCATTCAGATATGGAACGTCTTAAGTGGATTGCTTCTAAAGAAAGATTTCTAAGAATAGCTTTAGAATAATGAGTTCGTAGTAACAATGCTGAAAGAATACATACAGCAGCAATGATAATACAAAGCATATAGTGATGCGGGATGAATAAGCAGAGGAGGGCGCAGATGAACATTCCTGCGGGTTCAACAAAAGACTCTATAGCGATTCGGACTTGGTTTCGGATCTTATTGGGGATTCCGTAAATTAATAACTGAAGATTGTTATCATCAAGAGCATAGGAAAAACCTTCTCTGGTAATCATGCCCATAGTTGCTATGAAGACAGAAGTTTTGATTGACCAGCAACAGAATAAGCTGAAGAAGCAGATAGGAGCAAAGAGAATAACATTATTGATTCCAAACCTTGTGATTACTCGGCTATAAGCAAACAAGGCAAAAAACATATTTCCTAAGGAAATCCACGAAGAATATTTAGTAAAGTTCTCTATCAGTTCGAAGTTTTTTGTATTCCCAAAATAATTATCAAAAATTTTTAGATAATTAAATTCTGTGAATACGACGAGCAGCTGCATGAGAAAATAGAAGCTAATTAGATAGAAGGTATATTTATCTTTTATACATAGTTTTAAAGCTTGCTTCGTTGAAGGAGAATAACCAGTATCTAGGAAAAGATCGTGATCCTCAGAAAGTTCCTTTAAGGATAATGAGATGTAATGAATTAAAGGGAACGTAAAAACAATTACTATAACGAAAGAGAGAAGAATCAGTTCTGCTCCAAGATGTTGGATCTGATTTACGATACGAGCACCTAAAAAATCTCCACAAAAAGTGGTCGCATTAAAAATACAAAAATGACGTTTTGCGTCTTGGATATCAAAGAATTGATCTACAAATCCCCAAAAATTCGCATAGCAAAAAATTGTTAGGCCCCAAATTAAGATCCTGTAAATAAAAATAGGGGTCCCAGAGACTTGGCCATGTATAGCAAGATGCCAAAAAAGGTATAAGTTGCAAACTAAAACGCAAGATATGAACGAAAGAAAGAGATTTTTTGGTGATACTCTCTTCCGAGAAAGACTATAAAGAACCAAGCACGAAACAAAACAGAGAAAGAAAGATGCCCCCAAATAGGCAAAGGGCAGTTTTTTTGCTCCAATTTCTTCTAAAAATAAGCTCTCTCCTAGAGCAAGAGAGCCGTAGCAAGCGACACTCCAAACGAGCCCTAACAAAAGAAACAATAAAGCTCTTTTCTCTTCTCCACGACGCAAACTGAGCAGAAAACGTAGGGCTTGCAACAATCCGCTTCCTTTATAAAAAAAGTACTATGCTAGTATATTTAATTATTAATTTTCAAGGTTGTTTTAAAAATAATTCTAATTATAAATATTATTTTACTTGTGTGTTTACACAAGGAATCATTTTTTCGCATTTTGTCAAAAAGATACTTGCAATGGAAATACAACAGATTAGCAGTGTAATAGAAGCGCTAACAATAGCCCAGATTGTATTAGTTGCTCCGGAAAGGCAAATAAGAATAAAGGGCAGCACCCCGCTAAGACCTAAAGAAGCCAGAACAATAATAGCTATAGCAAAGATCGATACTGCACCCAAGCAGGCTGCTAAAAACAAAGGGCCTAATCCCAAGGGTCCGCGTGATTGATGAGATTGGATTAATCGTCTCTTTAAGGAAGAAACTTCTGTTTGCAACGCAAAAAGATTATTTTGCATCGAAGCAAGCTGTTGAGGATAGATAGGGACTGTAAAGAATGGATCATGGGGTCCCCAAGCAGAAAAAGTATGTATACCCGAGTTAGAGGGGGTCGGGGAGGAGGTGGAACCTCTTTTTTTGGACGAAGTAGGAGAAGGTGAAGAGAGAGAGCGAGACGAATCACAATTTTCTTCTGTATTAGATAAAGAACATGTCACAGCGTTAATCACAGATACTTACTCCCTAATTAAACTTCTAATTTTGTCTTGTAAGAGCCGATGCTTACTCGTGAGGATTGAGATGTGTGGATAGAGTAAATCCAGAAGGTCTTGTAAGGAGCTCGATATTGCGTAGGCAAAGAAGCAACAATGTGGTTGCTATGCAAGTGAATACTGGTAAGGATACGCTAGCTCCGATAGTCACTGTATTAAGCGCTGCAAGAAGAAAAGGAAATCCTCCGCAAACGGTGACGATGGAAAGAACAATTGCTGCGATAGCCACGAGAGCAAAAACTGTCAGCATCGCAATAGCAACTTTCTTACTTGCCGGAATGTGATGAGGTTGGATAGAGATTCGGTTAACGTCTTCTGGCGTTGAATTTTGTACCAAGTAAACCATATTTTCCTCTATAAAATCACAACAGAAGGTCTTCAATAAATCTAGAAGACCTTAATCGACCAAGGAGTGTATCATGCAAAAGACTTACAATCAACTTAGTTAAAAAAATTAGTTATGTAAGTAAAATCTTGTATATAGCTTATGGTTAAGAAGAAATAAAATCCCTCCACCAATTCCCCACTGCATTAATAAACTGAGAATATTGTAGGAAACGAAAGGATTCCACCAATATTCCTGAGGTAGCAGAGCTCCTTCATAAAAATACCAAGCCAGCAATAAAATTCCTTCTATAGGCAATAAAATTTTTATCAAAATGTCGAAATAAGATTTTAATTTGTAGTCGCTAGGAACAGTATTGATAGTATTTTCTCTCAACAATTTGATTCCGTAGGTTAATGCTGCATAAACAAAAATCATGCCATTGAGAATAAGGGCTATTCCCCATACAGTGTCTTGATTTTCGAAGAATTGTAAACTCAAGGCTGATGGGACTCCAATTAGAAAAGCAGCGATTGTGGCAGCAGATTCTGCAATATGTTTTTTGATTCCAAATTCTGTTAATGTTTGCGAAAGAAGGAATAACATTGAAATCATCGAGGATAGTGCAGCCATGGAAAAAGCAAGAAAGAAGACGGCGCTAAAGAATGTTGAAAAAAGGT is a genomic window containing:
- the incB gene encoding inclusion membrane protein IncB, which produces MVYLVQNSTPEDVNRISIQPHHIPASKKVAIAMLTVFALVAIAAIVLSIVTVCGGFPFLLAALNTVTIGASVSLPVFTCIATTLLLLCLRNIELLTRPSGFTLSTHLNPHE